A region of Pleionea litopenaei DNA encodes the following proteins:
- a CDS encoding transposase has product MSNKKYSKQFKLDAVQLAISSDRSTASIAQELGVNPNSLYSWVTKYRSELLASEVELTPEQELKQLRKEVAELRQEKEILKKAAAYFAKHQA; this is encoded by the coding sequence ATGTCAAATAAAAAGTATTCTAAACAATTCAAGCTTGATGCGGTTCAGTTAGCGATATCAAGTGATCGCAGCACGGCTTCCATAGCACAAGAACTAGGCGTTAATCCAAACTCACTCTATAGCTGGGTCACCAAGTATCGGAGTGAATTGTTAGCGTCAGAAGTCGAGCTTACGCCAGAGCAGGAATTAAAACAACTCAGAAAAGAGGTGGCAGAACTCAGGCAGGAAAAAGAAATATTAAAAAAGGCAGCTGCCTACTTTGCGAAGCACCAAGCGTAA
- a CDS encoding IS3 family transposase, translated as MKKGSCLLCEAPSVKYQFIEEHPEFNVYLQCRALGVSYSGYYDWRSRPPSARQIEDERLLGKLVECFNDNEQTYGVPRLTKELKESGEPVNHKRVARLKRENNIYPKQFKAFVVTTDSSHGKPVANNLLNREFKVEEANQVWVSDITYIPTSTGWIYLAVIIDLYSRAVIGWQLAEHMKAELVCDAVKMAQARRGCLPKLFHSDRGCQYVSEELESLLVGVTISMSRKGNCWDNAVAESFFGTLKTEHVNFENYFNLREARMSLFRYIEGFYNRKRRHSHLDYKAPMIFEESAA; from the coding sequence ATTAAAAAAGGCAGCTGCCTACTTTGCGAAGCACCAAGCGTAAAATATCAGTTTATTGAAGAACACCCAGAGTTTAATGTTTATTTACAGTGTCGAGCTCTGGGCGTCTCTTATTCGGGTTATTACGATTGGCGAAGTAGGCCTCCGAGTGCACGACAAATCGAAGATGAACGCCTGCTCGGCAAGCTTGTAGAGTGTTTTAACGATAACGAACAGACCTATGGTGTCCCAAGGCTTACGAAGGAGCTGAAGGAATCAGGAGAACCCGTTAATCATAAGCGAGTGGCTCGCCTGAAACGGGAGAATAATATCTACCCTAAGCAGTTTAAAGCGTTCGTTGTCACAACCGACTCGAGTCATGGTAAGCCAGTGGCTAATAATTTGCTTAACCGAGAGTTTAAAGTTGAAGAAGCCAACCAAGTTTGGGTGAGTGATATTACTTATATTCCGACGAGCACGGGTTGGATTTATCTGGCTGTTATCATCGACTTATATTCACGAGCGGTTATCGGTTGGCAGCTCGCAGAACACATGAAAGCGGAGCTTGTCTGTGATGCGGTTAAAATGGCTCAAGCGCGTCGAGGTTGCTTACCGAAGCTTTTTCATTCAGACCGAGGATGCCAGTATGTTTCTGAAGAACTCGAATCGTTATTGGTTGGCGTCACTATCAGTATGAGCCGAAAAGGAAACTGCTGGGACAATGCCGTTGCTGAAAGCTTCTTTGGCACATTAAAAACCGAACATGTGAACTTCGAAAATTACTTCAATCTACGAGAAGCAAGAATGAGCTTGTTTAGATATATCGAAGGATTTTATAATCGAAAGCGTCGTCACTCTCATCTGGACTATAAAGCCCCGATGATATTTGAAGAGTCGGCAGCTTAA
- a CDS encoding VRR-NUC domain-containing protein, giving the protein MSKAAVTLEGDYYLHNVRVMLKFVVERYQFLLNESELNYYETFSSLSDDAQRLYTRCLMRKGEWFRLNKLQYSEISNREQAFDELLSVGFSSLGEVSDFPEILRLFTRTELIDYFAELPIKTLKRKEMDDYLISLFSSSPASLQSVERLFECPVLKISSNIFDVFRLLFFGNLHQDLTEFVLQDLGIVTYPSYVISDVNLPIQSRQALTDLFVLHEMSEQLYDAKDLSDDVLIEFTSRLTSVTPSSSLVKRRYDRLANRLGREFERNKNYSKAIELYQLSDAIPSNERLIRCLDYMGEYALAWQRLQETTLLSSSSSEQHFTRVFGPKLAKKLDVEFLADKLQVKEEDRIQLCKVMHSVELDVANHYLSNNALSFWSENALMNSLFALTFWEAMFLDIDGAFYNPFQSQPSDLYEHDFTKRREVVFDRIFSEMQDETLYRKRLLENYTQFYGQHCRFIHWGCLEQRVEDWFDTQALESCDFVQEHSSVSLFELALNKIPLSHIAAIVTHILKDPKEHRSGLPDLIVFDRSGYRLVEVKGPGDRLQNNQKIWMDFFSKNKVPHQVIRVDYHE; this is encoded by the coding sequence ATGTCTAAGGCAGCAGTCACCCTCGAAGGTGATTATTATTTGCACAATGTTCGTGTGATGCTTAAGTTTGTCGTCGAACGATATCAATTTTTACTGAATGAAAGCGAACTCAATTACTATGAGACTTTCTCTTCGTTGTCTGACGATGCGCAACGACTTTATACGCGCTGTTTAATGCGAAAAGGTGAGTGGTTTCGGCTAAATAAGCTCCAATATTCTGAAATTAGCAATCGCGAGCAAGCTTTTGATGAGCTGCTATCCGTTGGTTTTTCATCACTGGGCGAGGTATCAGACTTTCCTGAAATTCTCCGGCTGTTTACACGGACCGAACTCATCGACTACTTTGCCGAACTCCCGATTAAAACCTTAAAACGAAAAGAGATGGACGACTACTTGATTAGCCTGTTTTCTTCCTCACCAGCGAGTTTGCAGTCAGTTGAGCGATTGTTTGAATGTCCGGTTTTAAAAATATCTTCCAATATCTTTGATGTCTTTAGATTGTTATTTTTTGGTAATCTCCACCAAGATTTAACGGAATTCGTATTACAAGACTTGGGCATTGTTACTTACCCTAGTTACGTTATTAGTGATGTAAACTTACCCATTCAATCTCGGCAAGCGTTAACCGATCTGTTTGTTCTGCATGAAATGAGTGAACAATTATACGACGCGAAAGACTTATCTGACGATGTACTAATTGAGTTCACTTCTCGACTAACATCTGTCACTCCTAGTTCAAGCTTAGTCAAACGACGATATGATCGATTAGCTAATCGATTAGGTCGCGAGTTCGAGCGAAATAAAAATTATTCTAAAGCCATTGAACTCTATCAATTAAGCGATGCAATTCCTTCGAATGAGCGACTTATTCGGTGCCTTGATTATATGGGAGAATACGCTTTAGCCTGGCAAAGGCTTCAGGAAACAACTCTCTTATCATCGTCTTCTTCAGAACAACACTTCACTCGCGTTTTTGGCCCTAAACTCGCTAAAAAGTTAGATGTCGAATTTTTAGCTGATAAATTACAAGTAAAAGAAGAAGACAGAATTCAACTTTGCAAAGTTATGCATTCGGTAGAGTTAGATGTAGCAAACCATTATCTATCGAATAATGCGCTCAGTTTTTGGAGTGAAAACGCATTAATGAATTCCCTTTTTGCTTTAACCTTCTGGGAGGCGATGTTTCTTGATATTGATGGTGCTTTTTATAATCCATTTCAAAGTCAACCAAGTGATTTGTATGAACATGATTTTACTAAGCGACGAGAAGTTGTGTTCGATAGGATTTTCTCTGAAATGCAAGATGAAACGCTTTATCGAAAAAGACTTCTTGAAAATTACACGCAGTTTTACGGCCAACATTGTCGCTTCATTCATTGGGGATGCTTAGAGCAACGGGTTGAAGACTGGTTTGATACGCAGGCGTTAGAAAGTTGTGATTTTGTACAAGAACATTCAAGTGTTAGCTTATTTGAGTTAGCCTTAAATAAAATTCCTCTGTCGCACATTGCTGCAATTGTGACGCATATATTGAAAGACCCCAAAGAACATCGAAGCGGTCTTCCTGATTTAATTGTTTTCGATAGATCTGGTTATCGGCTGGTCGAAGTCAAAGGTCCCGGTGACCGTTTGCAGAATAATCAAAAAATATGGATGGATTTTTTCAGTAAAAATAAGGTACCTCATCAAGTAATACGCGTGGATTACCATGAGTGA
- a CDS encoding DMT family transporter, which produces MNSHLKAALALIVTIFFAALVIVLAKVSLERISPFTFNWLQILVALVFLTLYTFLWKKEPFPRTLTPVQWFYPVAIGLANFTLVRYLFLAGLEHLPVTTHAYLVNFVGLVTMILSIFIMQERPFLIQALGCIVALSGLTVYFEQLPAPEEMNGIFLVSAGVFFLALTNNLIRRFMVYHPQALSPVMLSTIAIWIGGMPLVVWGISEDGLHFNHSLYDWIVILANGIIGLALTLIVFNQVLKVLRSYEASILASTGIVFVGVLAIPIAGETLSSNKIIGIAILLTGILLTQFKIPLHSLLNGFKR; this is translated from the coding sequence ATGAATTCGCACTTAAAAGCCGCTTTGGCTCTCATAGTGACTATTTTTTTTGCTGCGCTAGTCATCGTATTGGCGAAGGTGTCATTAGAGCGAATATCGCCATTTACCTTTAACTGGTTACAAATTCTGGTTGCTTTGGTTTTTCTTACTCTCTATACCTTCCTCTGGAAAAAAGAACCTTTTCCACGCACGCTTACCCCTGTGCAGTGGTTTTATCCCGTTGCGATTGGATTAGCAAACTTTACTCTTGTTCGTTATTTGTTCTTGGCGGGGCTAGAGCATTTGCCCGTTACTACTCATGCTTATTTAGTCAATTTTGTTGGCCTAGTAACCATGATATTAAGTATTTTCATTATGCAGGAGCGGCCATTTTTGATTCAGGCCTTAGGGTGTATTGTGGCATTATCTGGTCTTACGGTTTACTTCGAGCAGTTACCAGCTCCGGAAGAAATGAATGGAATATTTTTGGTTAGCGCCGGCGTCTTTTTCTTGGCTCTAACCAACAATTTAATTCGCCGCTTTATGGTTTACCATCCGCAGGCCTTGTCACCGGTTATGCTGTCAACGATCGCCATTTGGATCGGAGGAATGCCGCTTGTCGTTTGGGGAATCAGCGAAGATGGCTTGCACTTTAACCATTCACTGTACGATTGGATCGTCATTTTGGCGAATGGTATCATCGGCTTAGCGCTCACATTAATTGTTTTTAATCAGGTGCTTAAAGTCCTTAGAAGTTACGAGGCGAGTATTCTTGCTTCAACGGGCATCGTATTTGTTGGTGTCTTAGCCATTCCCATAGCAGGCGAAACCTTAAGCAGTAATAAGATTATTGGAATCGCCATTTTGCTCACGGGAATATTATTAACTCAATTTAAAATTCCACTACATTCGCTACTCAACGGTTTTAAAAGGTAA